The proteins below are encoded in one region of Geobacter sp.:
- a CDS encoding WecB/TagA/CpsF family glycosyltransferase, translating to MKPVETEDILDYAVYADDREACIMNISDWVASGDHCRWLACLNPHSFVSAQDDPQFAEALHDADWLIPDGSGIVLAAKILGRRIRGRITGSDIFWGLQETLNRSGGCSVFFLGSTAKTLSMIRTKMSQDFPHIEIAGTYSPPYKTEFNEEDNGLMVEAINRVKPDVLWVGMTAPKQEKWICQNKALLNVKFIGAIGAVFDFYSGKVKRSHPLFQELGLEWLPRLMREPRRLWRRNLISAPRFLVNLLLMRARSLGTKQKY from the coding sequence ATGAAACCGGTTGAGACTGAAGATATTCTTGACTATGCAGTATACGCCGACGACCGCGAAGCATGCATAATGAACATTTCCGACTGGGTTGCATCAGGTGACCATTGCCGTTGGCTGGCCTGCCTCAATCCCCATTCCTTTGTTTCGGCACAAGACGATCCGCAGTTTGCCGAGGCACTGCACGATGCTGACTGGCTCATCCCCGATGGATCGGGGATCGTGCTGGCAGCGAAGATCCTCGGAAGACGAATTCGAGGGAGAATTACGGGAAGCGACATTTTCTGGGGTCTACAGGAGACATTGAATCGCTCTGGAGGATGCTCAGTATTTTTTCTTGGATCAACAGCAAAGACGTTATCAATGATACGAACAAAGATGTCGCAGGATTTCCCGCATATTGAAATTGCCGGAACATATTCGCCACCCTACAAAACCGAGTTCAATGAGGAGGACAACGGGCTGATGGTCGAGGCGATAAATCGTGTCAAGCCCGATGTATTGTGGGTGGGAATGACTGCACCTAAACAGGAAAAATGGATTTGCCAGAACAAAGCTTTGTTGAACGTCAAATTTATTGGCGCAATCGGTGCAGTCTTCGATTTCTACTCAGGGAAAGTAAAACGCTCCCATCCTCTTTTTCAAGAGCTGGGGCTTGAATGGTTGCCTCGACTTATGAGGGAACCACGTAGATTGTGGCGAAGGAACCTTATTTCAGCTCCCCGATTTTTGGTGAATCTATTATTAATGAGGGCCAGGAGTTTGGGTACTAAACAGAAATATTAG